In one window of Polaromonas naphthalenivorans CJ2 DNA:
- a CDS encoding phosphoribosylaminoimidazolesuccinocarboxamide synthase produces the protein MTTTTSVLHTSALTSLPLLARGKVRDNYAVGNDRLLMVASDRLSAFDVILGEPIPGKGALLTQMALFWFDKLGSICPNHLTGEAPESVVTAAEIPQVAGRSMLVKRLKPIPVEAVVRGYLAGSGWVEYQQSQSVCGVPLPAGLKNASKLPEPIFTPAAKAEVGEHDENISYEQVVKVVGPELAAQIKTLSIAIYETAAAFALTKGIIIADTKFEFGLDENGTLTLMDEVLTPDSSRYWPVEGYEAAFAAGQNPPSYDKQFVRDWLEAVRINGKPWDKTPPSPHLPPDVISKTAAKYQEAMARLTA, from the coding sequence ATGACCACCACGACCTCCGTACTTCACACCTCGGCCCTGACTTCCCTGCCCCTGCTCGCGCGCGGCAAGGTGCGCGACAACTACGCCGTGGGCAATGACCGGCTGCTGATGGTGGCCAGCGACCGCCTGAGCGCCTTCGACGTGATTTTGGGCGAGCCGATTCCCGGCAAGGGCGCGCTGCTCACGCAGATGGCGCTGTTCTGGTTCGACAAGCTCGGCAGCATCTGCCCGAACCACCTGACCGGCGAGGCGCCCGAAAGCGTGGTCACGGCCGCCGAAATCCCGCAGGTCGCCGGCCGCTCGATGCTGGTCAAGCGCCTCAAGCCGATTCCGGTCGAAGCCGTGGTGCGCGGCTACCTGGCCGGCAGCGGCTGGGTCGAGTACCAGCAAAGCCAGTCGGTGTGCGGCGTGCCGCTGCCCGCCGGGCTGAAAAATGCCAGCAAGCTGCCCGAGCCGATCTTCACGCCCGCCGCCAAGGCCGAGGTCGGCGAGCATGATGAAAACATCAGCTACGAGCAGGTCGTCAAGGTCGTCGGCCCCGAGCTGGCCGCGCAGATCAAAACGCTCAGCATCGCCATTTACGAAACCGCCGCCGCCTTCGCGCTGACCAAGGGCATCATCATTGCCGACACCAAGTTCGAGTTCGGCCTCGATGAAAACGGCACGCTGACGCTGATGGACGAGGTCTTGACGCCCGATTCGTCGCGCTACTGGCCGGTCGAAGGCTACGAAGCCGCCTTCGCCGCCGGGCAAAACCCGCCGAGCTACGACAAGCAGTTCGTGCGCGACTGGCTGGAAGCCGTTCGCATCAACGGCAAGCCCTGGGACAAGACCCCGCCGTCGCCGCACCTGCCGCCCGACGTGATCAGCAAGACCGCCGCCAAGTACCAGGAGGCGATGGCGCGGCTGACGGCTTGA
- the purE gene encoding 5-(carboxyamino)imidazole ribonucleotide mutase: MKTTNNPASPLVGVVMGSSSDWDTMQHAVQILQQFGVAHDARVVSAHRMPDDLFAYAEQAAGRGLQAIIAGAGGAAHLPGMLAAKTIVPVLGVPVASRHLQGVDSLHSIVQMPKGIPVATFAIGNAGAANAALFAVAMLALHDPALAEKLQAFRAEQTAAARAMTLPAL, translated from the coding sequence ATGAAGACAACTAACAATCCGGCAAGCCCCCTGGTGGGCGTGGTGATGGGCTCCAGCAGCGACTGGGACACGATGCAGCATGCGGTGCAAATCCTGCAGCAGTTCGGCGTGGCGCACGATGCGCGCGTGGTGTCGGCGCACCGCATGCCCGACGACCTGTTTGCCTATGCCGAGCAAGCTGCCGGGCGCGGCCTGCAGGCGATCATTGCCGGCGCGGGCGGCGCGGCGCATTTGCCGGGCATGCTGGCGGCCAAGACGATTGTTCCGGTGCTGGGCGTGCCGGTGGCGAGCCGGCATTTGCAGGGCGTCGATTCGCTGCACAGCATCGTGCAGATGCCCAAGGGGATTCCGGTCGCCACGTTTGCGATTGGCAACGCCGGCGCGGCCAATGCGGCGCTGTTTGCCGTCGCCATGCTCGCCCTGCACGACCCGGCGCTGGCTGAAAAGCTGCAGGCGTTTCGCGCCGAACAGACCGCTGCCGCACGCGCCATGACGCTGCCTGCGCTATGA
- the fba gene encoding class II fructose-bisphosphate aldolase (catalyzes the reversible aldol condensation of dihydroxyacetonephosphate and glyceraldehyde 3-phosphate in the Calvin cycle, glycolysis, and/or gluconeogenesis): MALVSMRELLDHAAANGYGIPAFNVNNLEQVQAVMAAADEVGAPVILQASAGARKYAGEAFIKHLILAAVEAYPHIPLVMHQDHGQSPAICQGAIDLGFSSVMMDGSLEADGKTIASFDYNVEVTRKVVEMAHATGVSVEGELGCLGSLETMQGDKEDGHGTDAVMTHDQLLTDPEQAADFVKRTQLDALAIAIGTSHGAYKFSRKPTGDILAIERVKEIHRRIPNTHLVMHGSSSVPQDLLAIINQYGGKMKETYGVPVEEIQKAIQFGVRKINIDTDIRLAMTGAVRKFLAENPDKFDAREWLKPAREAAKAICKQRYIEFGCEGQAGTIKGQSLSVVAAQYAKGELAQVVQ; the protein is encoded by the coding sequence ATGGCACTTGTTTCGATGCGCGAACTGCTGGACCATGCCGCCGCCAACGGCTACGGCATTCCGGCTTTCAATGTCAACAACCTGGAGCAGGTCCAGGCCGTGATGGCCGCCGCCGACGAGGTCGGCGCGCCGGTCATTTTGCAAGCCAGCGCAGGCGCTCGCAAGTATGCCGGCGAAGCCTTCATCAAGCACCTGATCCTGGCCGCCGTCGAGGCCTACCCGCACATCCCGCTGGTGATGCACCAGGACCACGGCCAGAGCCCGGCCATCTGCCAGGGCGCGATTGACCTGGGCTTCAGCTCGGTGATGATGGACGGCTCCCTGGAAGCCGACGGCAAGACCATCGCGAGCTTCGACTACAACGTCGAAGTCACCCGCAAGGTTGTCGAGATGGCGCATGCCACCGGCGTGTCGGTCGAGGGCGAACTCGGCTGCCTCGGCAGCCTGGAAACCATGCAGGGCGACAAGGAAGACGGCCACGGCACCGACGCCGTCATGACCCACGACCAGCTGCTGACCGACCCCGAGCAGGCCGCCGATTTCGTCAAGCGCACGCAGTTAGATGCGCTGGCGATTGCCATCGGCACCAGCCACGGCGCCTACAAGTTCTCGCGCAAGCCCACCGGCGACATCCTGGCCATCGAGCGTGTCAAGGAAATCCACCGCCGCATTCCCAACACCCATCTGGTGATGCACGGCTCGTCCAGCGTGCCGCAGGATCTGCTGGCGATCATCAACCAGTACGGCGGCAAGATGAAGGAAACCTACGGCGTGCCGGTCGAGGAAATCCAGAAGGCCATTCAGTTCGGCGTGCGCAAGATCAACATCGACACCGATATCCGCCTGGCCATGACCGGCGCGGTGCGCAAGTTCCTGGCCGAGAACCCCGACAAGTTCGATGCCCGGGAATGGCTCAAACCCGCTAGAGAGGCCGCCAAGGCGATCTGCAAGCAGCGCTACATCGAGTTCGGCTGCGAAGGCCAGGCCGGCACCATCAAGGGCCAGAGCCTGTCGGTCGTGGCCGCCCAGTACGCCAAGGGCGAACTGGCGCAAGTCGTTCAATAA
- the pyk gene encoding pyruvate kinase, which produces MTRRATKIVATLGPASSDPVLLEKMIRAGVNVVRLNFSHGKAQDHINLAAVVREVAQRAGREVAIMADLQGPKIRVGKFAEGKVMLEPGEKFILDASRIEPGDIRGVGLDYKELPRDVKAGDVLLLNDGLIVLTVDAVRGEEVHTTVKLGGELSNNKGINKQGGGLTAPALTAKDMEDIKTAMSFQADYVAVSFPKNATDMEMARQLCNVAAAPYRHKPGLIAKIERAEAIPKLEEILKVSDGIMVARGDLAVEVGNAAVPALQKRMIKMARAADKVVITATQMMESMILNPVPTRAEVSDVANAVLDGTDAVMLSAETAAGRFPLETVEEMAKICEEAEKAEYKELGADFSGKTFARIDQSIAMGALFTAHHLGAKAIVALTDSGSTALWMSRHDIHVPIYALTPRLDTQRKMAIYRNVRPILMDSSADRDTALEQAESHLLRLDIVHSGDVYAITCGEPMGAPGGTNMLKICRVA; this is translated from the coding sequence ATGACGCGTCGCGCCACCAAAATCGTTGCCACCCTCGGTCCTGCTTCCAGCGACCCGGTGCTGCTGGAAAAAATGATACGCGCCGGCGTCAACGTGGTGCGCCTCAACTTCAGCCACGGCAAGGCCCAGGACCACATCAACCTGGCCGCTGTGGTGCGCGAAGTGGCCCAGCGCGCCGGCCGCGAAGTCGCCATCATGGCCGACCTGCAGGGCCCCAAGATTCGCGTCGGCAAGTTCGCCGAAGGCAAGGTCATGCTGGAGCCCGGCGAGAAATTCATCCTCGACGCGTCGCGCATCGAGCCGGGCGACATCCGGGGCGTCGGGCTGGACTACAAGGAACTGCCGCGCGATGTCAAGGCCGGTGATGTGCTGCTGCTCAACGACGGCCTGATCGTGCTGACCGTCGATGCGGTGCGCGGCGAGGAAGTCCACACCACCGTCAAGCTCGGCGGCGAGCTGTCCAACAACAAGGGCATCAACAAGCAGGGCGGCGGCCTGACCGCGCCGGCGCTGACAGCCAAGGACATGGAAGACATCAAGACCGCGATGAGCTTCCAGGCCGACTACGTGGCCGTGAGTTTCCCCAAAAACGCCACCGACATGGAAATGGCGCGCCAGCTGTGCAATGTGGCCGCCGCGCCCTACAGGCACAAGCCCGGCCTGATCGCCAAGATCGAGCGCGCCGAGGCGATTCCGAAGCTCGAAGAAATCTTGAAGGTCAGCGACGGCATCATGGTGGCGCGCGGCGACCTGGCGGTCGAGGTCGGCAATGCGGCCGTGCCGGCGCTGCAAAAACGCATGATCAAGATGGCCCGGGCGGCCGACAAGGTAGTCATCACCGCCACCCAGATGATGGAAAGCATGATCCTGAACCCGGTGCCCACGCGCGCCGAGGTCAGCGACGTGGCCAACGCGGTGCTTGACGGCACCGACGCGGTGATGCTCAGCGCCGAAACCGCCGCCGGCCGCTTCCCGCTGGAAACGGTCGAGGAAATGGCCAAGATCTGCGAGGAAGCCGAAAAGGCCGAATACAAGGAACTGGGCGCCGATTTTTCGGGCAAGACCTTTGCGCGCATCGACCAGTCGATTGCCATGGGCGCGCTGTTCACCGCCCACCACCTGGGCGCCAAGGCGATCGTGGCGCTGACCGACAGCGGCTCGACCGCCCTGTGGATGAGCCGCCATGACATCCATGTGCCGATCTATGCGCTGACGCCGCGCCTGGACACCCAGCGCAAGATGGCGATTTACCGCAATGTGCGCCCTATCCTCATGGACAGCAGCGCCGACCGCGACACCGCGCTGGAGCAGGCCGAAAGCCATCTGCTGCGCCTGGACATCGTGCACAGCGGCGACGTGTACGCCATCACCTGCGGCGAGCCGATGGGCGCGCCCGGCGGCACCAACATGCTCAAGATCTGCCGCGTGGCCTGA
- a CDS encoding ribbon-helix-helix domain-containing protein, producing the protein MCEVFISADPALYESRIRSVRLHGVATSIRLENLFWDVLGDIASRDGMSVPQLCTRLHDELEAERQGIENFASFLRVCCGRYLALQLSGGIPRDASIPIGSLNARRVLATEQRPFSSRRAPDRETPQTLAA; encoded by the coding sequence ATGTGTGAGGTATTTATCAGCGCCGATCCGGCGCTCTACGAAAGCCGTATCCGTTCGGTGCGCCTGCATGGCGTGGCGACCAGCATCCGGCTGGAAAACCTGTTCTGGGATGTGTTGGGCGACATTGCCAGCCGCGATGGCATGAGCGTGCCCCAGCTGTGTACCCGGCTGCATGACGAGCTGGAGGCCGAGCGCCAGGGCATCGAGAATTTCGCCTCGTTCCTGCGCGTGTGCTGCGGCCGCTACCTGGCGCTGCAGCTCTCGGGCGGCATTCCGCGCGATGCCTCCATTCCCATCGGCAGCCTGAACGCCAGGCGCGTGCTGGCGACCGAGCAGCGGCCTTTTTCTTCACGGCGGGCGCCGGACCGCGAAACGCCGCAAACGCTGGCGGCCTAG
- a CDS encoding DJ-1/PfpI family protein, translated as MAAKKILMICGDYCEDYETMVPFQALLAVGHTVHAVCPDKKAGDHIKTAIHDFEGAQTYSEKPGHNFTLNASFADIQVESYDALVVPGGRGPEYLRTYPAVVAMVRHFFEANKPVAAVCHGAQLLAGAGVLKERTCSAYPACRFEVEQAGGTYADIAIDAAYTDGNLVSAPAWPAHPAWIAQFLALLGTTITH; from the coding sequence ATGGCGGCCAAAAAGATTCTGATGATTTGCGGTGACTACTGCGAGGACTACGAAACCATGGTGCCCTTTCAGGCGCTGCTGGCCGTGGGGCACACGGTTCACGCCGTCTGCCCGGACAAGAAAGCCGGCGACCACATCAAGACGGCGATTCACGACTTCGAAGGCGCGCAGACCTACAGCGAAAAGCCGGGCCACAACTTTACGCTGAATGCCTCGTTCGCCGACATCCAGGTTGAAAGCTACGACGCCCTGGTCGTGCCCGGCGGCCGTGGCCCGGAATACCTGCGCACCTATCCCGCCGTGGTGGCGATGGTCAGGCACTTCTTCGAGGCCAACAAGCCCGTGGCGGCCGTCTGCCATGGCGCGCAGCTGCTGGCGGGCGCCGGCGTGCTGAAGGAGCGCACCTGTTCGGCCTACCCGGCCTGCCGCTTCGAGGTGGAGCAGGCCGGCGGCACCTATGCCGACATTGCCATTGACGCAGCCTACACTGACGGCAACCTGGTGTCGGCGCCAGCATGGCCTGCCCATCCGGCCTGGATTGCCCAGTTCCTGGCGCTGCTGGGGACGACGATCACGCATTGA
- a CDS encoding tetratricopeptide repeat protein has protein sequence MIDATLANFKQEVLEASKTVPVLLDFWAPGAGPGELLGPLLEQLEAAYAGSFKLVRVDAIREEKLSAAFGIQSVPTCILMVGGQPVDSFAGVLPESEIRAFLERHVAPAEESLALEAFDDTDPEAVLQRLQDAVTAAPANDNARFDYVKHLLLLGRDDDAKVAFAPVIAQTGSVRRFDSLKRWMDAIDFVATHADAESAEARFDEKIAANKRDFDARFDKARWLMAGQRWTDALDELLEILMRDKTWSDGLARKTYIAILDIMEAPKPKVADGQIPPEDATVATYRRRLSSVVLS, from the coding sequence ATGATCGACGCCACCCTTGCCAATTTCAAACAGGAAGTCCTGGAGGCTTCCAAAACCGTTCCCGTGCTGCTTGATTTCTGGGCGCCCGGAGCCGGCCCCGGCGAGCTGCTCGGCCCGCTGCTGGAACAGCTCGAAGCCGCTTATGCCGGCAGCTTCAAGCTGGTCAGGGTGGACGCCATCCGGGAGGAAAAACTCAGCGCCGCCTTTGGCATCCAGAGCGTGCCGACCTGCATCCTGATGGTGGGCGGCCAGCCGGTGGACAGCTTTGCAGGCGTCCTGCCGGAAAGCGAGATCCGGGCGTTTCTGGAGCGCCATGTCGCGCCCGCCGAAGAAAGCCTGGCGCTGGAGGCGTTCGACGACACCGACCCCGAGGCCGTGCTGCAGCGGCTGCAGGACGCCGTGACCGCCGCGCCGGCCAATGACAATGCCCGCTTTGACTACGTCAAGCATCTCTTGCTGCTGGGCCGCGACGACGACGCCAAGGTCGCCTTTGCGCCGGTGATTGCGCAGACCGGATCGGTGCGGCGCTTCGATTCGCTCAAGCGCTGGATGGACGCTATTGATTTTGTAGCTACTCATGCAGATGCAGAAAGCGCAGAAGCCCGATTTGATGAAAAAATAGCGGCCAACAAGCGTGATTTTGACGCGCGCTTCGACAAGGCCCGCTGGCTGATGGCCGGCCAGCGCTGGACCGACGCGCTCGACGAGCTGCTCGAAATCCTGATGCGCGACAAGACCTGGTCCGACGGCCTGGCGCGCAAGACCTACATCGCCATCCTCGACATCATGGAAGCGCCCAAGCCCAAGGTCGCCGACGGCCAGATTCCGCCAGAAGACGCCACCGTGGCCACCTACCGGCGGCGCCTGAGCAGCGTGGTGCTGAGCTAG
- a CDS encoding phosphoglycerate kinase: protein MNFIRFSDLCASGQVAGQRVFIRADLNVPQDASGAITEDTRIRASVPCLQMALDAGAAVMVTSHLGRPVEGEFKPADSLAPVAKRLGELMQRDIPVVADWVDGVEVQPGQLVMLENCRLNQGEKKNNEALARKMAALCDIFVHDAFGTAHRAEASTYGIAQYAPIACAGPLLAAEMDAITAAFAHPKRPLVAIVAGSKVSTKLTILKALAENVDQLIVGGGIANTFMLAAGLNIGKSLAEPDLLAEATAVMAAMKARGAEVPIPTDVVTAKTFAADAPATVKLAAEVEDDDLILDIGPETTARLAAQLKSAGTIVWNGPVGVFEFEAFSKGTEGIARAIADSSAFSIAGGGDTLAAIAKYGIEKQVGYISTGGGAFLEVLEGKTLPAFEILQKRAAG from the coding sequence ATGAATTTCATCCGTTTTTCCGATTTGTGCGCCAGCGGCCAGGTGGCCGGCCAGCGCGTTTTCATCCGCGCCGACCTGAACGTGCCGCAGGACGCCAGCGGCGCCATCACCGAGGACACGCGCATCCGCGCATCGGTTCCCTGCCTGCAGATGGCGCTCGATGCCGGCGCTGCCGTCATGGTCACGTCGCACCTCGGGCGCCCGGTGGAAGGCGAGTTCAAGCCGGCCGATTCGCTGGCCCCGGTTGCCAAACGGCTGGGCGAGCTGATGCAGCGCGATATTCCCGTGGTCGCCGACTGGGTCGATGGCGTTGAAGTCCAGCCCGGCCAGCTGGTGATGCTGGAAAACTGCCGCCTGAACCAGGGCGAGAAGAAAAACAACGAAGCGCTGGCGCGCAAGATGGCCGCGCTGTGCGACATCTTCGTGCATGACGCCTTCGGCACCGCGCACCGGGCCGAAGCCTCGACCTACGGCATCGCGCAATATGCGCCGATTGCCTGCGCCGGACCGCTGCTGGCCGCCGAGATGGACGCCATCACGGCGGCCTTCGCCCATCCCAAGCGGCCGCTGGTCGCCATCGTCGCGGGCAGCAAGGTCTCGACCAAGCTGACCATCCTCAAGGCGCTGGCCGAAAACGTCGATCAGCTGATCGTCGGCGGCGGCATCGCCAACACCTTCATGCTGGCCGCCGGCCTGAACATCGGCAAGAGCCTGGCCGAGCCCGACCTGCTGGCCGAGGCCACGGCCGTGATGGCCGCCATGAAGGCCCGGGGTGCCGAGGTGCCGATTCCGACCGACGTGGTGACCGCCAAGACCTTTGCCGCCGATGCGCCCGCCACCGTCAAGCTGGCTGCCGAAGTCGAGGACGATGACCTGATCCTGGACATCGGCCCCGAGACCACCGCCCGGCTGGCCGCGCAACTCAAAAGCGCCGGCACCATCGTCTGGAACGGCCCGGTCGGCGTGTTCGAGTTCGAGGCTTTTTCGAAGGGCACCGAAGGTATTGCCCGCGCGATTGCCGACTCCAGCGCCTTCAGCATTGCCGGCGGCGGCGACACGCTGGCGGCGATTGCCAAGTACGGCATCGAAAAGCAGGTCGGCTACATCTCCACCGGCGGCGGCGCTTTCCTCGAAGTGCTCGAAGGCAAGACGCTGCCGGCCTTCGAGATTTTGCAGAAGCGGGCAGCGGGCTGA
- a CDS encoding response regulator yields MRILVVEDDAGIAVGLRTNLQQRGYAVDVCGTLASAWAALRSEPFDLVLLDLGLPDGEGGRLLERVRQSPSAAGSLPDTLTPILILTARDQVADRISGLNLGADDYLVKPFDLDELEARMRALLRRAAGRAHPLLAHGDLVIDPAAHSVLRAGQPVELTPREFALLLLLLESRGRVLSRQQLEARLYSWDDGVGSNAVEVHVHHVRRKLGESLIQTVRGVGYFIPREDLP; encoded by the coding sequence ATGAGAATCCTGGTGGTTGAAGACGATGCGGGCATTGCCGTCGGCCTGCGGACCAATCTGCAGCAGCGCGGCTATGCCGTCGATGTGTGCGGCACGCTGGCCAGCGCCTGGGCGGCCCTGCGCAGCGAGCCTTTCGATCTGGTGCTGCTGGACCTGGGCCTGCCCGATGGCGAGGGCGGCAGGCTTCTGGAGCGCGTCAGGCAGTCGCCCTCTGCAGCGGGCAGCCTGCCGGACACCTTGACGCCCATCCTCATCCTGACCGCGCGCGACCAGGTGGCTGACCGCATCTCGGGGCTGAACCTGGGGGCCGACGACTACCTGGTCAAGCCTTTTGACCTCGATGAGCTTGAAGCCCGCATGCGCGCGCTGCTGCGCCGGGCCGCAGGCCGCGCCCATCCCCTGCTGGCGCATGGCGACCTGGTGATCGACCCGGCGGCCCATAGCGTGCTGCGGGCCGGCCAGCCGGTCGAGCTGACGCCGCGCGAATTTGCCTTGCTGCTGCTGTTGCTGGAGTCGCGCGGCCGGGTACTGTCACGCCAGCAGCTGGAGGCACGGCTTTACAGCTGGGACGATGGCGTCGGCAGCAATGCGGTCGAGGTGCATGTGCACCATGTGCGCCGCAAGCTCGGCGAAAGCCTGATCCAGACGGTGCGCGGCGTGGGCTATTTCATTCCCCGGGAAGACCTGCCATGA
- a CDS encoding histidine kinase dimerization/phospho-acceptor domain-containing protein, which translates to MKPPAGRQASLTRRLILGVLAALLLVWAGFVMVGYRTGIHEADELTDGHLAGTAALLLALDLPPFVEGALEPNRQANLGVAQRSLASLKKHDYQFSLSVLVRDAAGHLLARSGEAPLPPFLAQRDGFADLRLGTPATAWRSFSQWDAAHGRQVMVLVKIEEREDLAQDVAAQLAEPGLWLLPVVALALGAAILRGLQPLQALSRDVEALEVDKAERLQARHPYREFNSVVRSINRLVGQQQAALERERQLASEIAHELRTPLASIALQAASLKGVLPAEAQAAALQQIGADALRAGHVIGQLLALARTGQSGLQQALAPLDLAALARQVVADYAQSAWQSGHQLSVQGAESLHILAHPLLLELALRNLIDNALQHTARGTTVCVQWGFEAGAPWLQVCDDGTGHGKGQGPDVAPSSTERLGLGHKIVGRVMDIHGGSFARHAAAAPFTRCYRLAFQPLSGLSNGWQTVE; encoded by the coding sequence ATGAAGCCGCCCGCGGGCCGGCAGGCATCGCTGACCCGCCGCCTGATCCTGGGCGTGCTGGCGGCGCTGCTGCTGGTGTGGGCCGGATTCGTGATGGTCGGCTACCGCACCGGCATCCATGAAGCCGACGAGCTGACCGATGGCCACCTGGCCGGAACGGCGGCGCTACTGCTGGCGCTGGACCTGCCGCCTTTCGTGGAAGGCGCCCTGGAGCCGAACCGCCAGGCGAACCTGGGTGTGGCCCAGCGGTCTTTGGCCAGCCTGAAAAAGCACGACTACCAGTTCTCCCTGAGCGTGCTGGTGCGCGACGCCGCCGGCCATCTGCTGGCGCGCTCGGGCGAAGCGCCGCTGCCGCCTTTTTTGGCGCAGCGCGACGGATTTGCCGACCTGCGGCTGGGAACGCCGGCGACCGCATGGCGCAGTTTTTCACAATGGGACGCGGCGCACGGTCGCCAGGTGATGGTGCTGGTGAAAATCGAGGAGCGCGAAGACCTGGCGCAGGACGTTGCCGCCCAGCTGGCCGAGCCCGGCCTGTGGCTGCTGCCGGTGGTCGCGCTGGCGCTGGGCGCGGCCATTTTGCGCGGCTTGCAGCCGCTGCAGGCGCTGTCGCGCGACGTGGAGGCGCTGGAGGTGGACAAGGCCGAACGCCTGCAGGCCCGGCACCCTTACCGCGAGTTCAATTCGGTGGTCCGTTCCATCAACCGGCTGGTCGGCCAGCAGCAGGCCGCGCTGGAGCGCGAGCGCCAACTGGCCAGCGAGATCGCGCATGAACTGCGCACCCCGCTGGCCTCGATTGCCCTGCAGGCGGCGTCGCTCAAGGGCGTTTTGCCGGCAGAGGCGCAGGCGGCGGCGCTGCAGCAAATCGGCGCCGATGCCCTGCGCGCCGGCCATGTCATCGGCCAGCTGCTGGCCCTGGCGCGTACCGGCCAGTCCGGCCTGCAGCAAGCCCTGGCGCCACTGGACCTGGCGGCGCTGGCCCGGCAGGTGGTGGCCGACTATGCCCAGTCGGCCTGGCAAAGCGGTCATCAACTGAGCGTGCAGGGCGCTGAAAGCCTGCACATCCTGGCGCATCCGCTGCTGCTGGAGCTGGCCTTGCGCAACCTGATCGACAACGCCCTGCAGCACACCGCCAGAGGCACGACCGTGTGCGTCCAGTGGGGCTTTGAGGCGGGAGCGCCCTGGCTGCAGGTCTGCGATGACGGAACGGGCCACGGCAAGGGACAAGGGCCGGACGTCGCCCCGTCGTCCACCGAACGCCTGGGCCTGGGGCACAAGATTGTCGGCCGCGTGATGGATATTCATGGCGGCAGTTTTGCCCGGCATGCGGCTGCGGCGCCGTTTACCCGGTGTTACCGGCTGGCTTTTCAGCCGCTTTCCGGGCTTTCAAACGGTTGGCAGACGGTAGAATGA
- a CDS encoding phosphatase PAP2 family protein, whose protein sequence is MSYLLFPAPSSFSSRPRLLFWTLGGFLLLLLWDFSGLDLVMAHWFGSAGGFALESHWLWRNLLHDDIRLWPWVLELGLLIGIFLPAGTLRQLPMARRAQLALSTLAALLAVSTIKLHSHTSCPWDLQEFGGAAIYVSHWAWGVRDGGTGGCFPAGHASAGFAFVGGFFAFRHALPKTARRWLAGAMLAGLVFGLAQQVRGAHYMSHTFWTAWLCWTVAAGIDAAVSRLMARSRTHATAPVPGLSALTPLTPAE, encoded by the coding sequence ATGTCTTACCTTCTGTTTCCTGCACCCTCCTCCTTCTCCTCACGGCCGCGCCTTTTATTCTGGACACTGGGCGGCTTTTTGCTGTTGCTGCTCTGGGACTTTTCAGGACTTGATCTGGTCATGGCGCACTGGTTCGGTTCTGCCGGCGGCTTTGCGCTGGAGAGCCACTGGCTATGGCGCAACCTGCTGCACGACGACATCCGCCTGTGGCCCTGGGTGCTTGAGCTGGGTCTGCTGATCGGGATTTTCCTGCCCGCTGGCACCCTCAGGCAGTTGCCCATGGCGCGCCGGGCGCAACTGGCCCTGAGCACGCTGGCCGCCCTGCTGGCCGTCTCGACCATCAAGCTGCACAGCCACACCAGCTGCCCCTGGGACTTGCAGGAATTCGGCGGCGCGGCGATTTATGTGTCGCACTGGGCCTGGGGCGTGCGCGATGGCGGAACCGGCGGCTGCTTCCCGGCCGGTCATGCCTCGGCGGGCTTTGCCTTTGTCGGCGGCTTTTTTGCCTTCAGGCATGCCCTGCCAAAAACCGCCAGGCGCTGGCTGGCCGGGGCGATGCTGGCCGGGCTGGTTTTTGGCCTGGCGCAGCAGGTTCGCGGCGCCCACTACATGAGCCACACCTTCTGGACCGCCTGGCTGTGCTGGACGGTGGCCGCCGGCATTGACGCAGCGGTCAGCCGGCTGATGGCCCGAAGCCGCACGCATGCGACAGCCCCGGTGCCCGGCCTCTCGGCACTGACGCCATTGACGCCAGCGGAGTGA
- a CDS encoding AzlD domain-containing protein encodes MSQPGTDWWTLGVIFGMAVITVVTRSFFFISSRPWHLPRWAQRGLQYAPIAALAAVIVPELVMTQGHLIASWQDARVFGATAGVAFYVWRRGAGQAVLGTIVVGMAVYLPLRIGLGW; translated from the coding sequence ATGAGCCAGCCTGGTACCGACTGGTGGACGCTTGGCGTCATTTTTGGCATGGCGGTGATTACCGTGGTCACGCGCAGTTTTTTCTTCATCTCCAGTCGCCCCTGGCACCTGCCGCGCTGGGCGCAGCGCGGCCTGCAATACGCGCCGATTGCGGCGCTGGCGGCCGTCATCGTGCCCGAGCTGGTCATGACCCAGGGGCACCTGATCGCTTCCTGGCAGGACGCGCGTGTTTTTGGTGCGACCGCCGGGGTGGCGTTTTATGTCTGGCGCCGGGGCGCCGGGCAGGCCGTGCTGGGCACCATCGTGGTCGGCATGGCGGTGTACCTGCCGCTGCGCATCGGGCTAGGCTGGTAG